The following are from one region of the Salvia hispanica cultivar TCC Black 2014 chromosome 1, UniMelb_Shisp_WGS_1.0, whole genome shotgun sequence genome:
- the LOC125201497 gene encoding pentatricopeptide repeat-containing protein At1g11290, chloroplastic: protein MSSLLLPRTAPPSLSAASPFLSPRVYIPPHVYRHPAAILLELCTSLKELHQFLPLIIKNGLYNEHFFQTKLVSLFSKFGSMADAAKVFEPIESKVDPLYHTLLKGYAHQSNLDGAFKLFARMRHDAVEPVVYNYTSLLKACADDFDCRRGKEIHAQLVLSGLSANLYAMSSLMNLYAKCGAVQDAYKVFERMPVRDLVCWNTVIACFAQNGMPRRALDLVAGMQEERHKLDLVTVVSVLPAVADLGDLRIGRSIHAYVFRHGLDSYVNVATALLHMYAKCGAIGIARTIFDSMSSRTVVSWNSMIDAYAQNGDSEEALRLFQKMQDAGLKPSNVTVMGALHACADLGDIKRGQSVHELAKQLGLDSNVSVTNSLISMYCKCRRADQAAELFGKLRGKTLVSWNAMILGYAQNGFTMEAISLFGAMQEQNVRRDSFTLVSVITAVAELSLVRQAKWIHGVVIRACLDKDVYVMTALVDMYAKCGAIHTARKVFDMLGERHVTTWNAMIDGYGTHGFGKEAVQLFEEMCRGDIPPNDITFLCVISACSHSGLVEEGRHYFTIMKERYGIEPAMDHYGAMVDLLGRAGKLDEAWGFIQTMPVEPGINVYGAMLGACKIHKNVDLGEEAADKLFELEPSDGGYHVLLANMYAIAAMWEKVAKVRSLMQKKGIQKTPGCSSVDLRNEVHAFYSGSTSHPQSEKIYTYLSKLFERIKAAGYTPDTSSIHDVEDDVQEQFLNTHSEMLAISFALMNTRGTTIHIRKNLRVCGDCHNATMFISLVTEREIIVRDMHRFHHFKNGTCSCGGYW from the coding sequence ATGAGCTCGCTGCTACTGCCGCGCACAGCGCCGCCGTCGCTCTCCGCCGCGTCCCCATTCCTTTCACCAAGGGTCTACATCCCTCCTCATGTATACAGACACCCAGCCGCCATCCTCCTAGAGCTCTGCACTTCCCTGAAAGAGCTCCACCAATTCCTCCCTCTCATCATCAAAAACGGCCTCTACAACGAGCACTTCTTCCAAACCAAGCTCGTCAGCCTCTTCTCCAAATTCGGGAGCATGGCCGACGCCGCCAAAGTTTTCGAACCCATCGAATCCAAGGTCGACCCCCTCTACCACACCCTCCTCAAAGGCTACGCGCACCAATCCAATCTCGATGGCGCCTTCAAGCTCTTCGCTCGGATGAGGCACGACGCCGTCGAGCCTGTTGTCTATAATTACACCTCTCTGCTCAAAGCCTGCGCCGATGATTTCGATTGCAGAAGGGGAAAGGAGATTCACGCGCAGCTGGTGTTGAGCGGACTGTCCGCGAATTTGTATGCTATGAGTAGTTTGATGAACCTCTACGCCAAATGCGGTGCGGTTCAGGATGCGTATAAGGTGTTTGAGAGAATGCCGGTGAGGGATTTGGTGTGCTGGAACACTGTGATTGCTTGTTTTGCGCAGAATGGGATGCCGAGAAGGGCGTTGGATTTAGTGGCTGGGATGCAGGAGGAAAGGCATAAGCTTGATTTGGTCACTGTGGTTTCGGTTTTGCCAGCCGTTGCTGATCTTGGGGATTTGAGGATTGGGAGGTCGATTCACGCTTATGTTTTTCGACATGGGCTGGATTCGTATGTGAATGTTGCTACTGCCTTGTTGCACATGTATGCCAAGTGTGGAGCGATTGGGATTGCTCGGACTATCTTTGATTCGATGAGTTCGAGAACCGTTGTGTCGTGGAACTCCATGATCGATGCTTATGCTCAAAATGGGGATTCAGAGGAGGCATTGCGTCTTTTCCAAAAGATGCAAGATGCAGGATTGAAGCCTAGCAATGTAACTGTTATGGGAGCTCTGCACGCGTGTGCGGATTTGGGGGATATCAAGCGCGGTCAGTCTGTCCACGAGCTGGCTAAGCAGTTAGGTCTCGATTCTAATGTCTCTGTTACGAATTCTCTGATTTCAATGTATTGCAAGTGCAGGAGAGCTGATCAAGCTGCTGAATTGTTCGGTAAACTTAGAGGGAAAACGCTGGTTTCTTGGAATGCGATGATATTAGGGTATGCGCAGAATGGCTTCACAATGGAAGCCATCAGCCTCTTTGGAGCAATGCAGGAACAGAATGTGAGGCGTGATTCGTTCACATTGGTGAGTGTCATCACTGCTGTGGCCGAGCTGTCGTTGGTGAGGCAGGCGAAGTGGATCCATGGAGTGGTGATAAGGGCATGCTTGGACAAGGATGTTTACGTGATGACTGCTCTTGTTGACATGTATGCCAAGTGTGGCGCTATTCACACTGCAAGAAAGGTGTTCGATATGTTGGGGGAGAGGCATGTCACGACGTGGAACGCCATGATAGATGGATATGGAACCCATGGTTTCGGGAAGGAGGCTGTGCAGCTGTTTGAAGAGATGTGCAGAGGGGACATTCCCCCGAACGACATAACATTCTTGTGTGTGATCTCAGCTTGCAGCCACTCAGGCCTTGTAGAAGAAGGCCGCCACTATTTCACCATCATGAAGGAGAGGTACGGCATAGAGCCGGCAATGGATCACTATGGAGCCATGGTGGACCTTCTTGGTCGAGCTGGCAAGCTCGACGAGGCTTGGGGGTTCATCCAGACGATGCCAGTTGAGCCAGGGATCAATGTCTATGGAGCCATGTTGGGAGCTTGCAAGATCCACAAGAACGTCGATTTGGGAGAAGAAGCTGCTGATAAACTCTTCGAGCTGGAGCCTAGCGATGGTGGATATCACGTTCTGCTCGCGAATATGTACGCGATTGCAGCAATGTGGGAGAAGGTGGCGAAGGTGAGAAGCTTGATGCAGAAGAAAGGGATCCAGAAAACTCCAGGGTGCAGCTCCGTGGATCTGAGGAACGAGGTGCACGCGTTCTACTCAGGGAGCACGAGCCACCCTCAGTCGGAGAAGATCTACACGTACCTGAGCAAGCTTTTCGAGAGGATCAAGGCAGCGGGGTACACCCCCGACACCAGCTCGATCCATGATGTGGAAGACGACGTGCAGGAGCAGTTTCTGAACACGCACAGCGAGATGCTAGCCATCTCATTTGCGCTGATGAATACGAGGGGCACCACCATCCACATCCGGAAGAATCTGAGGGTGTGTGGAGACTGCCACAATGCGACCATGTTTATATCTCTGGTCACAGAAAGAGAGATCATTGTGAGGGATATGCATAGGTTTCACCATTTCAAGAATGGGACATGCTCTTGTGGAGGATACTGGTGA
- the LOC125201501 gene encoding nucleoside diphosphate kinase 1 isoform X2 → MEQTFIMIKPDGVQRGLVGEIIGRFEKKGFTLKGLKFMTVDRAFAEKHYADLSAKPFFNGLVEYIVSGPVVAMVWEGKNVVATGRKIIGATNPAESAPGTIRGDYAIDIGRNVIHGSDAVESGRKEIALWFPEGIAEWRSSLHSWIYE, encoded by the exons ATGGAGCAGACCTTTATCATGATCAAGCCCGATGGCGTCCAAAGGGGCCTG GTTGGTGAGATTATTGGAAGGTTTGAGAAGAAGGGCTTCACTTTGAAAG GGTTGAAGTTTATGACCGTTGATCGTGCTTTTGCTGAGAAGCACTATGCCGATTTATCTGCAAAGCCCTTCTTCAATGGCCTCGTTGAGTACATTGTCTCTGGCCCTGTTGTTGCCATGGTGTGGGAAGGCAAGAACGTCGTAGCCACCGGGAGAAAGATCATCGGTGCCACCAACCCTGCTGAGTCTGCCCCTGGCACCATCCGTGGTGATTACGCCATTGATATTGGCAG GAATGTGATTCATGGCAGTGATGCTGTGGAGAGTGGAAGGAAGGAGATTGCTCTATGGTTTCCAGAGGGGATCGCGGAATGGAGGAGCAGCCTTCACTCTTGGATCTACGAATAG